The proteins below come from a single Serratia ficaria genomic window:
- the oppC gene encoding oligopeptide ABC transporter permease OppC: MMLTKKNSEALEHFSEKLEVEGRSLWQDARRRFVHNRAAVSSLFVLALITLFVIVAPWLSQFAYDDTDWAMMSAAPSLESAHYFGTDSSGRDLLVRVAIGGRISLMVGVAAALVAVIVGTLYGAMSGYLGGKTDSVMMRLLEILNSFPFMFFVILLVTFFGQNILLIFVAIGMVSWLDMARIVRGQTLSLKRKEFIEAALVCGVSTRNIVLRHIVPNVLGVVVVYASLLVPSMILFESFLSFLGLGTQEPLSSWGALLSDGANSMEVSPWLLLFPAGFLVVTLFCFNFIGDGLRDALDPKDR, translated from the coding sequence ATGATGTTGACCAAAAAGAACAGCGAAGCTCTGGAACACTTCAGCGAAAAGCTGGAAGTGGAAGGGCGCAGCCTGTGGCAGGATGCGCGCCGGCGCTTTGTGCACAACCGCGCGGCGGTCAGCAGCCTGTTTGTGCTGGCGTTGATCACCCTGTTCGTGATTGTGGCGCCCTGGCTGTCGCAGTTCGCCTATGACGATACCGACTGGGCGATGATGTCGGCCGCGCCGAGCCTCGAATCCGCGCACTACTTCGGCACCGATTCCTCCGGCCGCGACCTGCTGGTGCGCGTGGCCATCGGCGGGCGCATCTCGCTGATGGTCGGCGTGGCGGCGGCGCTGGTGGCGGTGATCGTCGGCACCCTGTACGGCGCAATGTCCGGCTATCTGGGCGGCAAGACCGATTCGGTGATGATGCGTTTGCTGGAGATCCTCAACTCCTTCCCGTTCATGTTCTTCGTGATCCTGCTGGTGACCTTCTTCGGCCAAAACATCCTGCTGATCTTTGTGGCGATAGGCATGGTGTCGTGGCTGGACATGGCGCGTATCGTGCGCGGGCAAACGCTGAGCCTGAAACGCAAGGAGTTCATCGAAGCGGCGCTGGTGTGCGGGGTTTCTACGCGCAACATCGTGCTGCGGCATATCGTGCCGAACGTGCTGGGCGTGGTGGTGGTCTACGCCTCGCTGCTGGTGCCGAGCATGATCCTGTTCGAGTCCTTCCTCAGCTTCCTGGGGCTGGGTACGCAAGAGCCGTTAAGCAGCTGGGGCGCATTGCTCAGCGACGGCGCCAACTCGATGGAAGTTTCACCGTGGTTGCTGCTGTTCCCGGCGGGTTTCCTGGTTGTCACTCTGTTCTGTTTCAACTTTATCGGCGATGGCCTGCGCGACGCCCTCGACCCGAAAGATCGTTAA
- the oppB gene encoding oligopeptide ABC transporter permease OppB, with the protein MLKFILRRCLEAIPTLFILITISFFMMRLAPGSPFTGERALPPEVMANIEAKYHLNDPIYKQYFNYLGQLAQGDFGPSFKYKDYSVNDLVASSFPVSAKLGLAAFLLAVVLGVSAGVIAALNQNTKWDYTVMGFAMTGVVIPSFVVAPLLVLIFAITLKWLPGGGWNGGAPKFIILPMVALSLAYIASIARITRGSMIEVLHSNFIRTARAKGLPMRRIIFRHALKPALLPVLSYMGPAFVGIITGSMVIETIYGLPGIGQLFVNGALNRDYSLVLSLTILVGGLTILFNAIVDVLYAVIDPKIRY; encoded by the coding sequence ATGTTAAAATTTATTCTACGCCGCTGTCTGGAAGCGATTCCGACGCTGTTTATTTTGATCACCATTTCATTCTTTATGATGCGCCTGGCGCCGGGAAGTCCTTTTACCGGTGAACGCGCATTGCCGCCTGAAGTGATGGCCAACATCGAGGCGAAATATCACCTCAACGATCCTATCTACAAACAATACTTCAATTATTTAGGCCAGCTCGCCCAAGGCGATTTTGGCCCGTCATTCAAATACAAGGACTATTCGGTCAACGATCTGGTGGCCTCCTCCTTCCCGGTGTCCGCCAAACTCGGCCTGGCCGCGTTCCTGCTGGCGGTGGTGCTGGGCGTCAGCGCCGGCGTGATTGCCGCGCTGAATCAAAATACCAAATGGGACTATACGGTGATGGGGTTCGCCATGACCGGGGTGGTGATCCCCAGCTTCGTGGTGGCGCCGCTGCTGGTGCTGATCTTCGCCATTACGCTGAAATGGCTGCCGGGCGGCGGCTGGAACGGCGGGGCGCCGAAGTTCATCATTTTGCCGATGGTGGCGCTGTCGTTGGCCTATATCGCCAGCATCGCCCGCATTACCCGCGGTTCGATGATCGAGGTGCTGCACTCCAACTTTATCCGCACCGCGCGCGCCAAAGGCCTGCCGATGCGTCGCATCATCTTCCGCCACGCGCTGAAGCCGGCGCTGTTGCCGGTGTTGTCCTATATGGGCCCGGCGTTTGTCGGCATCATCACCGGTTCGATGGTGATCGAAACCATTTACGGCCTGCCGGGCATCGGCCAGCTGTTCGTGAACGGCGCGCTGAACCGCGACTATTCCCTGGTGCTGAGCCTGACCATTCTGGTCGGCGGCCTGACCATCTTGTTTAACGCGATCGTCGACGTGCTGTACGCCGTTATCGATCCGAAAATTCGTTATTAA
- the oppA gene encoding oligopeptide ABC transporter substrate-binding protein OppA produces the protein MTNITKKNLLAAGIIAALGITATGSAWAADVPAGVQLAEKQVLVRNNGAEVQSLDPHKIEGVPESNVSRDLLEGLTINDQNGAIIPGVAESWDNKDFKVWTFHLRKNAKWSNGEPVTAQDFVYSWQRLADPKTASPYASYVQYAHITNIDDIIVGKQQPTALGVKAIDDHTFEVTLSEPVPYLPKLLAHPSMSPVNKAAVEKFGEKWTQPQNFVANGAYKLKNWTVNERIVLERNPEYWDNAKTVITQVTYLPISSEVTDVNRYRTGEIDMTYNNMPIELFQKLKKEIPTEVHVDPYLCTYYYEINNQKAPLTDVRVRTALKLGMDRDIIVNKVKNQGDLPAYGYTPPYTDGAKLTPPEWFGWTQEKRNEEAKKLLAEAGYGPGKALTLNLLYNTSDLHKKLAIAAASIWKKNLGINVKLVNQEWKTFLDTRHQGNFDIARAGWCADYNEPSSFLNTMLSDSSNNTAHYKSAEFDKLIGDTLKATSDEDRAALYQKAEVQLDKDSAIVPVYYYVNARLVKPYVGGYTGKDPLDNIHVKDLYIIKH, from the coding sequence ATGACCAACATCACGAAGAAAAACCTCCTCGCCGCCGGCATTATTGCCGCGCTCGGCATCACGGCAACCGGCAGTGCCTGGGCGGCCGACGTGCCGGCGGGCGTGCAACTGGCAGAAAAACAGGTGCTGGTGCGCAACAACGGCGCGGAAGTGCAGTCGCTGGATCCGCACAAGATTGAAGGGGTGCCCGAGTCCAACGTATCCCGCGATTTGCTGGAAGGTCTGACCATCAACGATCAAAATGGCGCCATCATTCCGGGCGTAGCGGAAAGCTGGGATAATAAAGACTTTAAAGTGTGGACCTTCCACCTGCGTAAAAACGCCAAGTGGTCGAACGGCGAGCCGGTGACGGCGCAAGATTTCGTCTACAGCTGGCAGCGTTTGGCCGACCCGAAAACGGCATCCCCTTACGCCAGCTACGTACAGTACGCGCACATCACCAATATCGATGACATCATCGTCGGCAAACAACAGCCGACCGCCCTCGGGGTGAAAGCGATCGACGACCACACCTTCGAAGTGACCCTGAGCGAGCCGGTGCCTTATCTGCCCAAGCTGTTGGCGCACCCGTCTATGTCGCCGGTGAATAAGGCCGCGGTCGAAAAATTTGGCGAGAAGTGGACCCAGCCGCAAAACTTCGTGGCCAACGGCGCTTACAAATTGAAAAACTGGACGGTCAACGAACGCATCGTCCTGGAGCGTAACCCTGAGTACTGGGATAACGCCAAGACCGTGATCACTCAGGTGACCTACCTGCCTATTTCTTCGGAAGTGACCGATGTCAACCGTTACCGCACCGGCGAAATCGACATGACCTATAACAACATGCCGATCGAGCTGTTCCAGAAGCTGAAGAAAGAGATCCCGACGGAAGTTCACGTCGACCCGTACCTGTGCACCTACTACTACGAGATCAATAACCAGAAAGCGCCGCTGACCGACGTGCGCGTGCGCACCGCGCTGAAGCTGGGCATGGATCGCGACATCATCGTCAACAAAGTGAAAAACCAGGGTGACCTGCCGGCCTACGGTTACACCCCGCCATATACCGACGGCGCCAAGCTGACGCCGCCGGAGTGGTTTGGCTGGACCCAGGAGAAACGCAACGAAGAAGCGAAAAAACTGTTGGCCGAAGCCGGCTACGGCCCGGGCAAAGCGCTGACGCTGAACCTGCTGTACAACACCTCCGATCTGCACAAGAAGCTGGCGATCGCCGCCGCCTCTATCTGGAAGAAAAACCTGGGCATTAACGTGAAATTGGTCAACCAGGAGTGGAAAACCTTCCTGGACACCCGCCATCAGGGCAACTTCGATATTGCGCGCGCCGGCTGGTGTGCAGACTATAACGAACCTTCCTCCTTCCTGAACACCATGCTGTCGGACAGCAGCAACAACACCGCACATTACAAGAGCGCGGAATTCGACAAGCTGATCGGCGATACGCTGAAAGCCACCTCGGACGAAGATCGCGCTGCGCTGTACCAAAAAGCCGAAGTGCAGCTGGATAAGGATTCAGCCATTGTTCCGGTTTATTACTATGTGAACGCCCGTCTGGTAAAACCTTACGTTGGCGGTTATACCGGTAAAGACCCGCTGGATAATATCCACGTCAAAGATCTTTATATTATCAAACATTGA
- a CDS encoding ABC transporter substrate-binding protein — protein sequence MQQTMKRTSLALLIGGALCGGLINSVQAADVPAGVQLARQQNIVINNGSEVASLDPHKVEGVPESNVILNLLEGLVSTDANGHLVPAVAVSWENKDYRNWTFHLRPDAVWSDGSPVTAQDFVYSWQRLVDPNIASPYASYLQYAKIENIDDILTGKKSPQTLGVKAVDDVTLQVTLSEPVPYFVNMLSHTSLKPVKRSVVEKFGDKWTLPANFVGNGAYRLKEWVVNERLVLERSPSYWNNKKTVVNQATFLPIASEVSDVNRFRSGEIDITNSAIPPNLYAKMKREIPEQLHVNPYLCTFYYEINNRKAPFTDARVREAVKLTLDRDIIANKIMGQGQIPAYSFTPTFTEGATFTQPEWAGWSQEQRNAAAKKLLAEAGYSDAKPLKFSLLYNTSDQNKQQAIAAASMWKKNLGADVTLRNQEWKTSLESRHQGQYDVARATWCGDYNEPSAFLNLVLSNSSINTIFYNSPAFDAIMAATLKAPDEAARAALYQQAEARLDKDSALIPVYYRISARLIKPRVGGFTGKDPLDYTDVKNLYIIKQ from the coding sequence ATGCAGCAAACCATGAAGCGCACATCTTTGGCCTTGTTGATTGGCGGCGCGCTGTGCGGCGGCCTGATTAATTCCGTTCAGGCGGCCGACGTGCCGGCCGGGGTGCAATTAGCCCGGCAACAGAACATCGTAATCAATAACGGCAGCGAAGTGGCCTCATTGGATCCGCATAAGGTCGAGGGCGTACCGGAAAGCAATGTCATTCTTAACCTGCTGGAAGGGCTGGTCAGCACCGACGCCAACGGGCATCTGGTGCCGGCGGTGGCCGTCAGCTGGGAAAATAAGGATTACCGCAACTGGACCTTCCATCTGCGCCCCGACGCGGTGTGGAGCGACGGTTCGCCGGTGACCGCGCAGGATTTCGTCTACAGTTGGCAGCGCCTGGTCGATCCCAACATCGCCTCGCCTTACGCCAGCTATCTGCAGTACGCCAAAATTGAAAATATCGACGATATCCTGACCGGCAAGAAAAGCCCGCAGACGCTTGGCGTGAAGGCCGTGGATGACGTCACGCTGCAGGTGACGCTGAGCGAGCCGGTGCCTTACTTTGTCAACATGCTGAGCCATACCTCGCTGAAACCGGTGAAACGTTCGGTGGTGGAGAAGTTTGGCGACAAGTGGACGCTGCCGGCCAACTTCGTCGGCAATGGCGCCTACCGCCTGAAAGAGTGGGTGGTGAATGAGCGCCTGGTGCTGGAGCGCAGCCCGAGCTACTGGAACAACAAGAAAACCGTCGTCAACCAGGCGACCTTCCTGCCGATAGCGTCCGAGGTCAGCGACGTCAACCGCTTCCGCAGCGGTGAAATCGACATCACCAACAGCGCCATTCCGCCGAATCTGTACGCCAAGATGAAGCGCGAAATTCCCGAGCAGCTGCACGTCAACCCGTACCTGTGCACCTTCTATTACGAGATCAACAACCGGAAAGCGCCTTTTACCGACGCGCGGGTGCGCGAGGCGGTGAAGTTAACGCTGGACCGCGACATCATCGCCAACAAAATCATGGGGCAGGGACAGATCCCGGCCTACAGCTTTACGCCGACCTTTACCGAGGGCGCCACATTCACCCAGCCTGAATGGGCCGGCTGGAGCCAGGAGCAGCGCAACGCCGCCGCCAAAAAATTGCTGGCCGAGGCCGGCTACAGCGACGCCAAACCGCTGAAATTCTCGTTGCTGTACAACACCTCCGATCAGAACAAACAGCAGGCGATAGCCGCCGCGTCTATGTGGAAGAAGAACCTTGGCGCCGACGTCACGCTGCGCAATCAGGAGTGGAAAACGTCGCTGGAAAGCCGCCATCAGGGCCAGTACGACGTCGCGCGCGCCACCTGGTGCGGCGATTACAACGAACCCAGCGCCTTCCTGAACCTGGTGCTCTCCAACAGTAGCATCAACACTATCTTCTACAACAGCCCGGCGTTCGACGCCATCATGGCCGCCACGCTCAAGGCGCCGGATGAGGCCGCGCGCGCCGCGCTTTACCAGCAGGCCGAGGCCCGGCTGGACAAGGATTCGGCGCTGATCCCGGTGTATTACCGCATCAGCGCCCGTCTGATAAAACCGAGGGTAGGCGGCTTCACCGGCAAAGATCCGCTGGACTACACCGACGTAAAAAATCTGTACATCATCAAGCAGTAA
- a CDS encoding YchE family NAAT transporter: protein MGQSLLDFSGYIKFFVGLFALVNPVGILPVFISMTSYQAEAGRNKTNLTANLSVAIILCTSLFLGEGILRMFGISIDSFRIAGGILVVTIAMSMISGKLGEDKQNKQEKSESAIRESIGVVPLALPLMAGPGAISSTIVWSSRYHSWQNLLGLTLAIALFAFCCWLLFRAAPLLVRLLGQTGINVITRIMGLLLMALGIEFIVTGIKAIFPGLL from the coding sequence GTGGGCCAATCTTTGTTGGATTTTTCCGGCTACATCAAATTCTTTGTCGGCCTGTTTGCGCTGGTGAACCCGGTCGGCATTCTGCCGGTGTTTATCAGCATGACCAGCTATCAGGCGGAGGCGGGGCGTAATAAAACCAACCTGACCGCCAACCTGTCGGTCGCCATCATTCTCTGTACCTCGCTATTTTTGGGGGAAGGGATCCTGCGCATGTTCGGCATCTCTATCGATTCGTTCCGCATCGCCGGCGGCATTCTGGTGGTGACCATCGCCATGTCGATGATCAGCGGCAAGCTCGGCGAAGACAAGCAGAACAAGCAGGAAAAATCAGAGAGCGCGATCCGCGAAAGCATTGGCGTGGTGCCGCTGGCGCTGCCGCTGATGGCCGGGCCGGGCGCCATCAGCTCAACCATCGTCTGGAGCTCGCGCTACCACAGCTGGCAAAATCTGCTGGGCCTCACGCTGGCGATCGCGCTGTTCGCCTTCTGTTGCTGGCTATTGTTCCGCGCGGCGCCGTTGCTGGTGCGTTTGCTTGGGCAAACCGGCATCAACGTCATCACCCGCATCATGGGGTTACTGCTGATGGCATTAGGCATCGAGTTTATTGTCACCGGTATTAAGGCGATATTCCCCGGCCTGCTATGA
- the adhE gene encoding bifunctional acetaldehyde-CoA/alcohol dehydrogenase yields MAVTNVAELNELVARVKKAQREYANFTQEQVDKIFRAAALAAADARIPLAKMAVEESGMGIVEDKVIKNHFASEYIYNAYKDEKTCGILSEDDTFGTITIAEPIGLICGIVPTTNPTSTAIFKALISLKTRNGIIFSPHPRARNATNKAADIVLQAAIAAGAPKDIVGWIDQPTVELSNQLMHHPDINLILATGGPGMVKAAYSSGKPAIGVGAGNTPVVVDETADIKRVVASILMSKTFDSGVICASEQSVIVVDAIYDAVRERFASHGGYLLQGKELKAVQDIILKNGGLNAAIVGQSAPKIAEMAGIKVPANTKVLIGEVKLVDETEPFAHEKLSPTLAMYRAKDFEDAVGKAEKLVAMGGIGHTSCLYTDQDNQTARVAYFGDKMKTARILINTPASQGGIGDLYNFKLAPSLTLGCGSWGGNSISENVGPKHLINKKTVAKRAENMLWHKLPKSIYFRRGSLPIALEEVATDGAKRAFIVTDRYLFNNGYADQITKVLKSHGIETEVFFEVEADPTLSIVRKGAEQMNSFKPDVIIALGGGSPMDAAKIMWVLYEHPETHFEDLALRFMDIRKRIYKFPKMGVKAKMIAVTTTSGTGSEVTPFAVVTDDATGQKYPLADYALTPDMAIVDANLVMNMPKSLCAFGGLDAVTHALEAYVSVLANEYSDGQALQALKLLKEYLPASYKEGAKNPVARERVHNAATIAGIAFANAFLGVCHSMAHKLGSEFHIPHGLANAMLISNVIRYNANDNPTKQTAFSQYDRPQARRRYAEIADHLGLSAPGDRTAQKIEKLLAWLDELKTELGIPASIREAGVQEADFLARVDKLSEDAFDDQCTGANPRYPLIAELKQIMLDTFYGREFSEAVEEEAAAPVAAKAVKKSRK; encoded by the coding sequence ATGGCTGTAACGAATGTCGCTGAACTGAACGAGCTAGTCGCACGTGTCAAAAAAGCCCAGCGCGAATATGCCAACTTCACTCAAGAGCAAGTTGATAAAATTTTCCGCGCTGCTGCCCTCGCCGCTGCCGATGCCCGCATTCCCCTGGCCAAAATGGCCGTAGAAGAGTCCGGGATGGGTATCGTTGAAGATAAGGTCATCAAAAACCACTTCGCTTCAGAATATATCTACAACGCCTATAAAGATGAAAAAACCTGCGGCATCCTGTCCGAAGACGACACTTTCGGTACCATCACCATCGCCGAACCCATCGGCCTGATTTGCGGTATCGTACCGACCACCAACCCGACTTCCACGGCGATTTTCAAGGCGTTGATCAGCCTGAAAACCCGTAACGGCATCATTTTCTCCCCGCACCCCCGCGCCAGGAACGCCACCAACAAGGCGGCCGACATCGTGCTGCAGGCCGCCATCGCCGCCGGTGCGCCGAAGGATATCGTCGGTTGGATCGATCAGCCTACGGTCGAGCTGTCCAATCAGCTGATGCATCACCCCGACATCAACCTGATCCTCGCCACCGGCGGCCCGGGCATGGTGAAAGCCGCCTACAGCTCCGGTAAACCGGCGATCGGCGTAGGCGCCGGCAATACGCCGGTAGTGGTAGACGAAACCGCCGACATCAAACGCGTGGTCGCCTCTATCCTGATGTCGAAGACCTTCGACAGCGGCGTAATCTGCGCCTCCGAGCAGTCGGTCATCGTGGTCGACGCCATTTATGACGCGGTGCGCGAACGCTTCGCCTCCCACGGCGGCTATCTGCTGCAGGGGAAAGAGCTGAAGGCGGTGCAGGACATCATCCTGAAAAACGGCGGCCTGAATGCGGCCATCGTCGGCCAGTCCGCGCCGAAAATCGCCGAAATGGCAGGCATTAAAGTGCCGGCGAACACCAAGGTGCTGATCGGTGAAGTGAAGCTGGTCGATGAGACGGAACCTTTCGCCCATGAGAAACTGTCGCCTACCCTGGCGATGTACCGCGCCAAAGATTTCGAAGACGCGGTCGGCAAAGCCGAAAAACTGGTCGCCATGGGCGGCATCGGCCACACCTCTTGCCTGTATACCGACCAGGACAACCAGACCGCGCGCGTCGCCTACTTCGGCGACAAGATGAAAACGGCGCGTATCCTGATCAACACCCCGGCTTCTCAGGGGGGCATCGGCGACCTGTACAACTTTAAACTCGCTCCGTCGTTGACGCTGGGTTGCGGTTCCTGGGGTGGCAACTCCATCTCTGAAAACGTCGGACCGAAACACCTGATCAACAAGAAAACTGTAGCGAAGCGAGCAGAAAACATGTTGTGGCATAAACTTCCGAAATCCATCTACTTCCGCCGCGGCTCCCTGCCTATCGCGCTGGAAGAAGTGGCGACCGACGGGGCGAAACGCGCCTTCATCGTGACCGACCGCTACCTGTTCAATAACGGTTATGCAGACCAGATCACCAAGGTTCTGAAATCGCACGGCATTGAAACTGAAGTGTTCTTCGAAGTTGAAGCGGACCCAACGCTGAGCATCGTACGCAAAGGCGCCGAGCAGATGAACTCCTTCAAGCCCGACGTGATTATCGCTCTGGGCGGCGGTTCACCGATGGACGCGGCGAAAATCATGTGGGTGCTGTACGAGCATCCCGAAACCCACTTCGAAGACCTGGCGCTGCGCTTTATGGACATCCGCAAGCGTATCTACAAGTTCCCGAAAATGGGCGTGAAAGCGAAAATGATCGCCGTCACCACCACCTCGGGCACCGGTTCTGAAGTGACGCCGTTTGCGGTCGTGACCGATGACGCCACCGGCCAGAAATACCCGCTGGCGGACTATGCGCTGACCCCGGACATGGCGATTGTCGACGCCAACCTGGTGATGAACATGCCGAAATCCCTGTGCGCCTTCGGCGGCCTGGATGCGGTGACCCACGCGCTGGAAGCCTACGTTTCGGTGCTGGCGAACGAATACTCCGACGGCCAGGCGCTGCAGGCGCTCAAATTGCTGAAAGAGTATCTGCCGGCCAGCTATAAAGAAGGCGCGAAGAACCCGGTCGCCCGCGAACGCGTGCACAACGCCGCCACCATCGCCGGCATCGCCTTCGCCAACGCCTTCCTCGGGGTTTGTCACTCCATGGCCCACAAGCTGGGTTCCGAGTTCCATATCCCGCACGGTCTGGCCAACGCCATGCTGATCTCCAACGTCATTCGCTACAACGCCAACGACAACCCGACCAAGCAGACGGCTTTCAGCCAGTACGACCGCCCTCAGGCGCGTCGCCGCTACGCTGAAATCGCCGACCACCTCGGCCTGAGCGCGCCGGGCGACCGCACCGCGCAGAAAATCGAGAAGCTGCTGGCGTGGCTGGACGAGCTGAAAACCGAACTGGGCATTCCGGCCTCCATCCGTGAAGCCGGCGTGCAGGAAGCCGATTTCCTGGCCCGCGTAGACAAACTGTCGGAAGACGCTTTTGACGACCAGTGCACCGGCGCCAACCCGCGTTATCCGCTGATTGCCGAACTGAAGCAAATCATGCTGGATACCTTCTACGGCCGCGAGTTTAGCGAAGCGGTTGAAGAAGAAGCGGCGGCCCCGGTTGCGGCCAAAGCGGTAAAGAAGTCCAGAAAGTAA
- a CDS encoding thymidine kinase, which yields MAQLYFYYSAMNAGKSTALLQSSYNYQERGMRTLVFTAEIDHRFGVGKVSSRIGLSSQAQLYNNDSMLYAMIVQEHQQQPVHCVLLDESQFLTKAQVEQLCDVVDQLDIPVLCYGLRTDFLGELFVGSQYLLAWADKLVELKTICHCGRKANMVLRLDENGQAMHAGEQVVIGGNESYVSVCRKHYKEAIHAQE from the coding sequence ATGGCTCAACTTTATTTTTATTACTCTGCTATGAATGCAGGCAAATCTACCGCGTTGTTACAATCTTCATATAATTATCAAGAACGTGGTATGCGTACGCTGGTGTTTACCGCTGAAATCGATCACCGTTTCGGCGTGGGTAAGGTGAGCTCGCGCATTGGCTTGTCCTCCCAGGCGCAGCTTTATAATAACGACTCGATGCTCTACGCCATGATCGTTCAGGAGCATCAACAGCAACCGGTGCATTGCGTGCTGCTGGATGAAAGCCAATTTCTGACCAAGGCGCAGGTAGAGCAATTATGCGACGTCGTGGACCAGCTGGATATTCCGGTGCTGTGTTATGGCCTGCGCACCGATTTTCTGGGAGAGCTGTTCGTCGGCAGCCAATACTTATTGGCCTGGGCCGACAAGCTGGTCGAATTGAAAACCATTTGCCACTGCGGCAGAAAGGCGAACATGGTGCTGCGGCTGGATGAGAACGGCCAGGCGATGCATGCCGGCGAGCAGGTGGTGATAGGCGGAAATGAAAGCTATGTCTCCGTATGCCGCAAGCATTATAAAGAGGCTATCCATGCCCAGGAGTGA
- the hns gene encoding histone-like nucleoid-structuring protein H-NS, which produces MSEALKILNNIRTLRAQARECSLETLEEMLEKLEVVVNERREEDSQAQAEIEERTRKLQQYREMLIADGIDPNELLQTMAATKAAGKAKRAARPAKYQYKDENGELKTWTGQGRTPAVIKKAIEEQGKSLDDFLL; this is translated from the coding sequence ATGAGCGAAGCATTAAAGATTTTGAACAACATCCGCACTCTGCGCGCCCAGGCAAGAGAATGCAGCCTGGAAACGCTGGAAGAAATGCTCGAGAAACTGGAAGTTGTTGTGAACGAACGTCGCGAAGAAGACAGCCAGGCTCAAGCAGAAATCGAAGAACGTACGCGTAAACTGCAGCAATATCGCGAAATGCTGATTGCTGACGGTATCGACCCAAATGAACTGCTGCAAACTATGGCTGCAACCAAAGCCGCAGGTAAAGCAAAACGCGCAGCACGCCCGGCTAAATACCAATATAAAGACGAAAATGGCGAACTGAAAACCTGGACCGGCCAGGGCCGCACGCCAGCGGTGATTAAGAAAGCTATCGAAGAGCAAGGTAAATCTCTGGACGATTTCCTGCTGTAA
- a CDS encoding NAD-dependent epimerase, whose amino-acid sequence MKFLVTGAAGFIGYHVAERLLAAGHQVVGIDNLNDYYDVGLKTARLDLLADKPGFRFIKLDLADREGIAALFAEHRFQRVIHLGAQAGVRYSLENPLAYADANLIGHLNVLEGCRHNKVEHLLYASSSSVYGLNRKLPFSTEDSVDHPVSLYAATKKANELMSHSYSHLYGIPTTGLRFFTVYGPWGRPDMALFKFTKAILAGESIDVYNHGEMHRDFTYIDDITEAIVRLQAVIPQADPRWSVEQGSPATSSAPYHVYNIGNSAPVKLMEYISALESALGISARKNMLPMQPGDVLDTSADTAELYRVIGFKPATSVQDGVKRFVDWYKAFYKVH is encoded by the coding sequence ATGAAATTCCTGGTTACAGGCGCTGCGGGATTTATCGGTTATCACGTTGCAGAGCGTTTGTTGGCCGCCGGGCATCAGGTTGTCGGTATCGACAACCTGAATGATTATTATGATGTGGGCCTGAAAACGGCCCGCCTCGATCTGCTGGCGGATAAGCCGGGATTCCGCTTCATCAAGCTGGATTTGGCCGATCGCGAGGGGATAGCGGCGTTGTTCGCCGAGCATCGGTTCCAGCGAGTGATACATCTTGGGGCTCAGGCCGGGGTGCGTTATTCGCTGGAAAACCCGCTGGCCTATGCCGACGCCAATCTTATCGGCCATTTAAACGTGCTGGAAGGCTGCCGTCATAATAAGGTTGAGCATTTGCTCTATGCCTCTTCCAGTTCGGTATATGGTTTGAATCGCAAACTGCCATTCTCCACTGAAGATTCGGTTGACCATCCGGTTTCATTGTATGCGGCGACCAAAAAAGCCAATGAGCTGATGTCGCACAGCTATTCCCATTTGTACGGTATTCCGACCACCGGGTTGCGTTTCTTTACCGTGTATGGCCCCTGGGGCAGGCCCGATATGGCGCTGTTCAAGTTTACCAAGGCCATATTGGCGGGAGAGAGCATCGATGTATATAACCACGGCGAGATGCACCGTGACTTTACCTACATCGATGATATCACCGAAGCGATAGTGCGCCTGCAGGCGGTTATTCCGCAGGCGGATCCGCGCTGGAGCGTTGAGCAGGGATCGCCGGCTACCAGTTCCGCGCCTTACCATGTCTATAATATCGGCAACAGCGCTCCGGTAAAGCTGATGGAATATATCAGCGCGCTCGAGTCGGCGTTAGGTATCTCCGCCCGTAAAAATATGCTGCCTATGCAGCCTGGCGACGTTTTGGATACCAGCGCGGATACCGCCGAGCTTTATCGCGTTATCGGCTTTAAACCGGCAACCAGCGTACAGGATGGGGTGAAGCGTTTTGTTGATTGGTACAAGGCATTTTATAAAGTTCATTAA